One Natronomonas moolapensis 8.8.11 genomic region harbors:
- a CDS encoding proton-conducting transporter transmembrane domain-containing protein — MMDNFPLYAVLVSFVGMFGILAAHRRPNVREAVTIAVALAKFGIVAAMVPGVLAGETYVFSAGEFVAGIEFVLRADPLGILFAALASLLWIVTSLYSIGYMRGLDEHSQTRYFASFAASLSATMGIAFAGNLVTIFVFYELLSVATYPLVAHDGTDEARSAGRKYLAYTMFGGGVLVLAGTVLVFFLAGTVTFTPGGIEGLAEVANSNESAVQLAYLLLAVGFGVKAGLMPLHQWLPTAMVAPTPVSGLLHAVAVVKSGAFGVARVTLEVFGPEVAYRIGMGVAVSSLAAFTLLAASFIALRKDHLKQRLAYSTVSQLSYIVLGLGIFGPYGLIGALLHIPAHAFMKLTLFFCAGAAHVETHTDHISEMAGIGKRMPVVFGAFALAAAGMAGIPLFAGFVSKYYMVIGAVEMGSFAPVGYYLAGALLVSGVLNIAYFWPVVYTAFFEAEADHDAKPLVDYRPGGERRSTLVSMDGGEARGVEGRSSSVGSDGGEGRGVEGRSSSVGSDGGEAPSGEGRSSSDVASDGGRPVDDADDAEAEDSETGTDDADVDAQDLRPDFSGSPGERRDYSEPAPLVDGEYAVDKHPSDHTTPDGTDDADGAEAGESPDAVEHTHTDIDDHDASHEGPPPGGWRRLSTAEALRGEETTWFMLGPILAAVTGAILVGIIPYELGFLELIELIVEGALAGTEVPV, encoded by the coding sequence ATGATGGACAACTTCCCGCTGTATGCCGTGTTAGTATCGTTCGTCGGGATGTTCGGCATCCTCGCGGCGCATCGCCGCCCGAACGTCCGCGAGGCGGTCACGATCGCCGTCGCGCTCGCGAAGTTCGGGATCGTCGCCGCGATGGTACCGGGCGTTCTGGCGGGTGAGACGTACGTCTTCTCGGCCGGCGAGTTCGTCGCGGGCATCGAGTTCGTCCTGCGGGCGGACCCCCTCGGCATCCTCTTTGCCGCCCTCGCCAGCCTGCTTTGGATCGTCACCTCCCTGTACAGCATCGGCTACATGCGCGGCCTCGACGAGCACAGCCAGACCCGGTATTTCGCCTCGTTTGCGGCCTCGCTGTCGGCGACGATGGGGATCGCCTTCGCGGGCAACCTCGTGACGATCTTCGTCTTCTACGAGTTGCTCTCGGTCGCGACGTACCCCCTCGTCGCCCACGACGGGACCGACGAGGCGCGCTCGGCGGGCCGGAAGTACCTCGCGTATACGATGTTCGGCGGCGGCGTGTTGGTGCTCGCGGGGACGGTGTTGGTCTTTTTCCTCGCCGGGACGGTCACGTTCACGCCCGGCGGGATCGAGGGTCTCGCCGAGGTCGCGAACTCGAACGAGTCGGCGGTCCAACTCGCGTATCTGCTGCTCGCGGTCGGCTTCGGCGTCAAGGCCGGGCTTATGCCGCTACACCAGTGGCTCCCGACTGCGATGGTCGCACCGACGCCCGTCTCCGGGCTGCTTCACGCGGTCGCGGTCGTCAAATCCGGCGCGTTCGGGGTCGCCCGCGTGACGCTCGAGGTCTTCGGCCCCGAGGTTGCCTACCGGATCGGAATGGGTGTCGCGGTTTCCTCGCTCGCGGCGTTTACGCTGCTCGCGGCGTCGTTCATCGCGCTCCGGAAGGACCACCTCAAACAGCGCCTCGCGTACTCGACGGTCTCGCAGCTGTCCTACATCGTGCTGGGGCTTGGGATCTTCGGCCCCTACGGGCTGATCGGCGCGCTCTTGCACATCCCCGCCCACGCGTTCATGAAGCTCACGCTGTTCTTTTGTGCCGGCGCGGCCCACGTCGAGACCCACACCGACCACATCTCGGAGATGGCGGGGATCGGCAAGCGGATGCCGGTCGTTTTCGGCGCGTTCGCGCTCGCAGCCGCCGGAATGGCCGGCATCCCGCTGTTTGCCGGCTTCGTCTCGAAGTACTACATGGTCATCGGCGCGGTCGAGATGGGGTCGTTCGCGCCCGTGGGCTACTACCTGGCGGGTGCGCTGTTGGTCTCCGGCGTGCTCAACATCGCGTACTTCTGGCCGGTCGTCTACACGGCGTTCTTCGAGGCCGAGGCCGACCACGACGCCAAGCCGCTCGTCGACTACCGCCCCGGCGGCGAGCGGCGTTCGACGCTCGTCTCGATGGACGGTGGTGAGGCCCGAGGCGTTGAGGGTCGATCCTCGTCAGTCGGTTCTGACGGTGGTGAGGGCCGAGGCGTTGAGGGGCGATCCTCGTCAGTCGGTTCTGACGGTGGTGAGGCCCCGAGCGGTGAGGGTCGATCCTCGTCGGACGTCGCGTCCGACGGCGGCCGCCCCGTCGACGACGCCGACGACGCCGAGGCCGAGGACAGCGAGACTGGAACCGACGACGCCGACGTCGATGCCCAGGACCTCCGGCCGGACTTCTCGGGATCGCCCGGCGAACGCCGCGATTACAGCGAGCCCGCGCCGCTGGTCGACGGCGAGTACGCGGTCGACAAACACCCGAGCGATCACACGACGCCGGACGGGACCGACGACGCTGACGGCGCGGAGGCGGGCGAGTCGCCGGACGCCGTCGAGCACACCCACACCGACATCGACGACCACGACGCGAGTCACGAGGGGCCGCCGCCGGGCGGGTGGCGGCGGCTCTCGACCGCCGAAGCGCTCCGCGGCGAGGAGACGACGTGGTTCATGCTCGGGCCGATCCTGGCGGCCGTGACCGGTGCCATCCTCGTCGGGATCATCCCTTACGAACTCGGCTTCCTCGAGCTGATCGAGTTGATCGTCGAGGGCGCCCTCGCGGGCACGGAGGTGCCGGTATGA
- a CDS encoding Na(+)/H(+) antiporter subunit D, which translates to MIESIPPFVYVALAVFAVAFLPRLLGHAVAALATAGIGVQALLLSNGTYADTRFLGFDVVFLNVDDPARLVAVAVATLATAAVVYAYETDASRVMTAFAMSYVAGTAGLVFAGDWLSMVFFWELMAVTSTLLVWHHGGAAVRAGYRYALYHGTGGSILLAAVVVHFVSEGTFRYAASGIADVAAPLAAVGIGINCGFIFLHSWLPDTYPRPHVAASVFLSVFTTKTAAYVMYRAFPEGGMWLAYLGGAMAVYGAFFALLQYDPRRLLSYHIQAQVGYILAGIGLGTQKAVAGGLAHLFNNILYKALLFMALGVVVYRTGEQNIKKLGGLWNVMPLTFLAYLLGAASITAVPGTNGFVSKGMILDEAHHVHNLEVGLEGSPLYGDVLWWLLILGAIGTFMSFIKLGYYVFFHGENTHEPADATPGQTVAMLGVGGFCLLYGLVPGLLFELLPFTDTLVAELHPYSTGHLAEGAVLLVVGFAAFFGLKGPITRLAWLPDVDRVVFPAGFYLNRGVTWGVTELWAAVDRAVMATAGASMRVGGDPGGYAYRTADRLPGVDVAKLPAGDGAGTLRLQASSGASVFLLTLALLVGLAVLVLL; encoded by the coding sequence ATGATCGAGTCGATCCCGCCGTTCGTCTACGTCGCGTTGGCCGTCTTCGCCGTGGCGTTTCTCCCCCGCCTGCTCGGCCACGCCGTCGCTGCGCTCGCGACCGCCGGAATCGGAGTGCAGGCGCTTTTGTTGTCGAACGGGACCTACGCCGACACCCGGTTTTTGGGCTTCGACGTGGTCTTTCTCAACGTCGACGACCCCGCCCGCCTGGTCGCCGTCGCCGTCGCCACCCTCGCGACGGCGGCGGTCGTGTACGCCTACGAGACCGACGCCTCGCGGGTGATGACCGCCTTCGCGATGAGCTACGTCGCGGGCACCGCCGGCCTCGTCTTCGCGGGCGATTGGCTCTCGATGGTCTTCTTTTGGGAGCTGATGGCCGTCACGTCGACGCTTCTGGTGTGGCACCACGGCGGCGCGGCGGTCCGGGCGGGCTACCGCTACGCGCTGTATCACGGCACCGGTGGGTCGATCCTGTTGGCCGCCGTCGTCGTCCACTTCGTCAGCGAGGGGACGTTCCGCTACGCCGCTTCGGGGATCGCCGACGTCGCCGCCCCCCTCGCAGCCGTCGGGATCGGCATCAACTGCGGGTTCATCTTCCTGCACTCGTGGCTGCCCGATACCTACCCGCGCCCCCACGTCGCCGCGTCGGTGTTCCTGTCGGTGTTTACCACGAAGACCGCCGCCTACGTGATGTATCGGGCGTTCCCCGAGGGCGGCATGTGGCTTGCGTACCTCGGCGGCGCGATGGCGGTCTACGGCGCGTTCTTCGCGCTGTTGCAGTACGATCCCCGCCGACTGTTGTCGTATCACATCCAGGCGCAGGTCGGCTACATCCTCGCGGGGATCGGTCTCGGCACGCAGAAGGCCGTCGCCGGGGGACTCGCCCACCTGTTCAACAACATTCTTTATAAGGCGCTGTTGTTCATGGCGCTCGGTGTCGTCGTCTACCGCACCGGTGAGCAGAACATCAAGAAGCTGGGTGGCCTCTGGAACGTGATGCCGTTGACGTTCCTGGCGTACCTACTCGGCGCGGCGTCGATCACGGCCGTCCCCGGCACCAACGGGTTCGTCTCGAAGGGGATGATCCTCGATGAGGCCCACCACGTCCACAACCTCGAGGTGGGCCTCGAGGGGAGCCCGCTGTACGGCGACGTCCTCTGGTGGCTGCTCATCCTCGGCGCCATCGGGACGTTCATGTCGTTCATCAAACTGGGTTACTACGTCTTCTTTCACGGCGAGAACACCCACGAACCCGCCGACGCGACGCCCGGCCAGACCGTCGCGATGCTCGGCGTCGGCGGCTTCTGTCTGCTCTATGGGTTGGTGCCCGGACTGCTCTTCGAGTTGTTGCCCTTCACAGACACGCTCGTCGCTGAACTGCACCCCTACAGCACCGGCCACCTCGCCGAGGGGGCCGTCCTCCTGGTCGTCGGCTTCGCCGCCTTCTTCGGGCTGAAGGGGCCGATCACCCGGCTGGCGTGGCTGCCCGACGTCGACCGCGTCGTCTTCCCCGCGGGCTTCTATCTGAACCGCGGGGTCACGTGGGGCGTCACGGAGCTTTGGGCCGCCGTCGACCGGGCCGTGATGGCGACCGCCGGCGCGTCGATGCGCGTCGGGGGCGATCCGGGCGGCTACGCCTACCGCACCGCCGACCGGCTCCCCGGCGTCGACGTGGCGAAGCTGCCAGCCGGTGACGGAGCCGGGACGCTCCGGCTACAGGCGTCCTCGGGGGCCAGCGTGTTCCTGTTGACGCTGGCGCTGCTCGTCGGTCTCGCGGTGTTGGTGCTGTTGTGA
- a CDS encoding DEAD/DEAH box helicase: MSKQVAEVGTLFLHESGDSYTVVVRRDGERLLRGRLDLKETDAGPRPGRFRVTDGDDEVPRRPEQFVEMARRAARIRISEQTSRAGRQTLEAMLRGYQLDAKQVRTCRYCAGKGRYSPLTSETAIKADDEHICPDCAKRELEREANYRGLRSGARDRLEALLLEVGDLERVANLLSGQLDPDLTKFDEISATTDEIDPVPTGELDLEDALRSRLEAFDELLPVQSLAVRNGLLEGRDQLVVSATATGKTLVGELAGMERALKGEGKLLFLVPLVALANQKHEDFERMYGDSLDVSIRVGASRIRDDGNRFDPGADVIVGTYEGIDHALRTGRDLGDIGTVVIDEVHNLGEEERGHRLDGLVSRLKHYCEVNACGTQWVYLSATVGNASDLAAQLDAQLIEFEERPVPIERHVTFADGPEKIDIENKLTTRAFDSKSSKGYRGQTIVFTNSRRRCHEISRRLEYDSAPYHAGLDYGERKRVERNFGDQDIAAVVTTAALAAGVDFPASQVIFDSLAMGIEWLSVQEFEQMLGRAGRPDYHDQGTVYLLVEPDCSYHSSMDGSEDETAFKLLKGEMEPVVTRYDEAAAIEETLANITVAGKGAKRLNDRMVGEIPTKHALGKLIEYDFIDGFEPTPLGRAVTEHFLEPSEAFFILDSIRSSENPDELVAGIELRGER; this comes from the coding sequence GTGTCGAAACAGGTCGCAGAGGTGGGAACGCTGTTCCTCCACGAATCGGGGGACAGCTACACTGTCGTCGTCCGACGCGACGGCGAGCGGCTGCTTCGCGGTCGACTCGATTTAAAAGAGACTGACGCCGGGCCGCGGCCGGGCCGGTTTCGGGTCACGGACGGCGACGACGAGGTGCCGCGACGCCCCGAGCAGTTCGTAGAGATGGCCCGGCGGGCCGCCCGAATCCGTATCTCCGAGCAGACCTCCCGGGCGGGCCGCCAGACGCTCGAAGCGATGCTCCGGGGGTATCAACTCGACGCCAAGCAGGTCCGGACGTGTCGGTACTGCGCCGGGAAGGGTCGGTACTCGCCGCTGACCTCCGAGACGGCGATCAAAGCCGACGACGAGCATATCTGCCCCGACTGCGCGAAGCGCGAACTCGAACGCGAGGCCAACTACCGGGGGTTGCGCTCGGGGGCCCGCGACCGACTGGAGGCGTTGCTTCTTGAAGTCGGCGACCTAGAGCGCGTCGCGAACCTCCTGTCTGGCCAACTCGACCCCGACCTGACGAAGTTCGACGAGATCAGCGCAACGACCGACGAAATAGATCCCGTCCCGACCGGGGAACTCGACCTCGAAGACGCGTTGCGCTCGCGGCTCGAGGCCTTCGACGAGCTGTTGCCCGTCCAGAGTCTCGCCGTCCGGAACGGGCTCTTGGAGGGTCGCGACCAACTGGTCGTCAGCGCGACAGCGACCGGCAAGACGCTCGTCGGCGAACTCGCCGGGATGGAGCGCGCGCTGAAGGGCGAGGGGAAACTCCTGTTTCTCGTCCCGCTGGTCGCGCTCGCCAACCAGAAACACGAGGACTTCGAGCGGATGTACGGCGATTCGCTCGACGTCTCGATCCGTGTCGGTGCCTCCCGCATCCGCGACGACGGCAACCGCTTCGATCCGGGCGCCGACGTGATTGTCGGGACCTACGAGGGGATCGACCACGCCCTCCGGACCGGCCGGGATCTCGGCGACATCGGGACCGTCGTGATCGACGAGGTCCACAACCTCGGCGAGGAGGAGCGCGGCCACCGCCTCGACGGCCTCGTCTCGCGGCTCAAACACTACTGTGAGGTCAACGCCTGCGGTACGCAGTGGGTGTATCTCTCCGCGACGGTCGGCAACGCCTCGGATCTCGCCGCCCAACTCGACGCGCAACTGATCGAGTTCGAGGAACGGCCGGTCCCGATCGAGCGCCACGTCACTTTCGCCGACGGCCCCGAGAAGATCGACATCGAAAACAAACTAACCACGCGGGCTTTCGACTCGAAGTCCTCGAAGGGGTACCGCGGCCAGACGATCGTCTTCACCAACTCCCGGCGGCGCTGTCACGAGATCTCCAGGCGACTCGAGTACGACTCTGCGCCGTATCACGCCGGCCTCGACTACGGCGAGCGCAAGCGCGTCGAACGGAACTTCGGCGACCAGGACATCGCCGCCGTCGTCACCACTGCCGCGCTCGCGGCGGGGGTCGACTTCCCGGCCTCGCAGGTGATCTTCGACTCGTTGGCGATGGGCATCGAGTGGCTCTCAGTCCAGGAGTTCGAGCAGATGCTCGGCCGCGCGGGCCGTCCGGACTACCACGACCAGGGGACGGTGTATCTCCTCGTCGAACCCGACTGCTCGTATCACAGTTCGATGGACGGGTCCGAGGACGAGACCGCGTTCAAACTGCTCAAAGGGGAGATGGAGCCGGTGGTCACCCGCTACGACGAGGCCGCAGCGATCGAGGAGACACTCGCGAACATCACCGTCGCGGGGAAGGGCGCAAAGCGACTCAACGATCGGATGGTCGGCGAGATCCCTACGAAACACGCCCTCGGCAAACTCATCGAGTACGATTTCATCGACGGCTTCGAACCGACGCCGCTGGGGCGGGCCGTCACCGAACACTTCCTCGAACCCTCCGAGGCCTTTTTTATTCTCGATTCGATCCGCTCCAGCGAGAACCCCGACGAACTCGTCGCCGGCATCGAGTTGCGCGGCGAGCGCTGA
- a CDS encoding pro-sigmaK processing inhibitor BofA family protein, with product MVTTLEIGLLVGVLALLFGAYAVIKTVKPFVVNAVVGVIVLAVASFLGIGVEITPVAVLVCAIGGIPGALLVILLAYLGVAFAGMAAPMGALALL from the coding sequence ATGGTCACGACGCTCGAAATCGGGCTTCTAGTCGGGGTATTGGCGCTCCTGTTCGGCGCGTACGCGGTCATCAAGACCGTCAAGCCGTTCGTCGTGAATGCGGTCGTGGGGGTGATCGTGCTGGCGGTCGCGAGTTTCCTCGGGATCGGCGTCGAAATCACGCCCGTCGCGGTACTCGTCTGCGCCATCGGGGGGATTCCGGGGGCGCTGTTGGTGATCCTGCTGGCGTACCTGGGGGTCGCCTTCGCCGGGATGGCCGCTCCGATGGGCGCGTTAGCGCTTTTGTAG
- a CDS encoding adenylosuccinate synthase, with product MTVTIVGSQLGDEGKGGIVDVYGDAVDVVVRYQGGDNAGHTVVYEGDEYKLSLVPSGAVRGKVGVLGNGCVVNPNTLFEELDALAERGLSPDVRVAERAHAILPYHRVLDGIEEDVKSDDDLAAGTTGRGIGPTYEDKAGRRGVRIGDLLDAETLRSRLEYVVPRKRALVEDVYGLEIGDDVDQEAFDIDALLKTYRAFGERLEREEMAVDCGEFLHSRLESGEEIMFEGAQGTSIDIDHGIYPYVTSSNPTAGAAAVGTGLGPTVVGQGEVIGIVKAYLSRVGTGPLPTELGSVEGQTPTGGGRPDEADLATYIRDEGGEYGTVTGRPRRVGWLDMPMLRHAARANGFTGLAINHIDVLAGLDEVAVGHAYTLDGEELLTMPPTTERWGDCETELRTFEGWDDVDWTTVAEAGYDAIPENARTYLEYIAEELDTPIYAVGVGPGREQTVVVESPV from the coding sequence ATGACCGTAACCATCGTGGGTTCACAACTCGGCGACGAGGGCAAGGGGGGTATCGTCGACGTCTACGGCGATGCCGTCGACGTCGTCGTGCGCTATCAGGGCGGCGATAACGCCGGCCACACCGTCGTCTACGAGGGCGACGAGTACAAACTCTCGCTCGTCCCCTCCGGCGCCGTCCGCGGCAAGGTCGGCGTGCTCGGCAACGGCTGTGTCGTCAACCCGAACACGCTCTTCGAGGAACTCGATGCGCTGGCCGAACGCGGACTCTCCCCGGACGTCCGCGTCGCCGAGCGCGCACACGCGATCCTGCCGTACCACCGCGTTCTCGACGGGATAGAGGAGGACGTCAAATCCGACGACGACCTCGCCGCCGGAACTACCGGGCGGGGAATCGGGCCGACCTACGAGGACAAGGCCGGCCGGCGCGGCGTCCGGATCGGCGATCTCCTCGACGCCGAGACGCTCCGGTCGCGGCTCGAATACGTCGTCCCGCGCAAGCGCGCGCTCGTCGAGGACGTCTACGGTCTCGAAATCGGCGACGACGTCGACCAGGAGGCGTTCGACATCGACGCCCTGTTGAAGACGTACCGCGCCTTCGGTGAGCGCCTCGAACGCGAGGAAATGGCCGTCGACTGTGGGGAGTTCCTCCACTCCCGGCTCGAGTCGGGCGAGGAGATCATGTTCGAGGGCGCACAGGGCACCTCGATCGACATCGACCACGGCATCTACCCCTACGTCACTTCCTCGAACCCCACCGCGGGCGCTGCGGCGGTCGGCACTGGCCTCGGCCCGACCGTCGTCGGGCAGGGCGAGGTAATCGGGATCGTCAAAGCCTATCTCTCCCGCGTCGGCACCGGCCCGTTGCCGACCGAACTCGGGTCAGTCGAGGGCCAGACACCGACCGGGGGCGGCCGCCCAGACGAAGCCGACCTCGCCACCTACATCCGCGACGAAGGCGGCGAGTACGGCACCGTCACAGGCCGTCCGCGCCGCGTCGGGTGGCTCGACATGCCGATGCTCAGACACGCCGCCCGCGCCAACGGCTTCACCGGCCTCGCGATCAACCACATTGACGTGCTCGCCGGCCTCGACGAGGTGGCGGTCGGCCACGCCTACACCCTCGACGGCGAGGAACTGCTCACGATGCCCCCGACGACCGAGCGGTGGGGCGACTGCGAGACGGAACTGCGGACCTTCGAGGGGTGGGACGACGTCGACTGGACCACCGTCGCCGAAGCGGGCTACGACGCCATCCCGGAGAACGCTCGGACGTACCTGGAGTACATCGCCGAGGAACTCGACACGCCGATCTACGCCGTCGGCGTCGGACCGGGTCGCGAGCAGACCGTCGTCGTCGAGTCGCCGGTATAA
- a CDS encoding methyl-accepting chemotaxis protein, with amino-acid sequence MFKTVRRFWRGLSGTTDQRMTDGGTEAVAADSIDPVSSTETASEEVLTASSAELLDLVAQPTFALDAEGHIVAWNDAMEELTGATAAEALGHEHASEMFYPDGRRAKTLADKVLEYPRSVHEEYDIDLDDADKHRVDDTSTMLDQHDNQKHIAFWATPRFDDDGELLGVIEVVVDQTNVVGCQLAIEDLVTELSVTLRAVRNGNFDERAVIDDAHRTQLREEGVDVSIVEEFNQFVEDFETLSSRVESQATQLEAVVEEVVDSAEEIAAHVDEQNGMLEDAVSEMQSFSARMEEVAATAKEVDAAAAEASEVATEGVETSHGAREATDAVTEIGDELVGNIRALDDRMEDIEAVVEIISDVAEQTNLLALNANIEAARAGSDGDGFTVVAEEVKTLADETREHTEKITENIAQLREQTETTVDAAVESSETIESASGRIDETLAAFEEINDAIDEAADGIAEVSRANDEQASAVEEVTATLENVRDRADRADSAVDDVNAAADEGVAALEQLVSRVDELRGREDDRADVRSD; translated from the coding sequence ATGTTCAAGACAGTACGGCGGTTCTGGCGGGGGTTGTCCGGCACCACGGACCAACGGATGACCGACGGCGGAACCGAAGCGGTCGCCGCCGATTCGATCGACCCCGTTTCCTCGACCGAAACCGCCAGCGAAGAGGTCCTCACCGCCTCGAGCGCCGAACTTCTTGACCTCGTAGCGCAACCGACGTTCGCCCTCGACGCGGAGGGCCACATCGTCGCCTGGAACGACGCCATGGAGGAGTTGACGGGCGCGACCGCCGCCGAGGCTCTCGGCCACGAGCACGCGAGCGAGATGTTCTACCCCGACGGTCGGCGGGCAAAGACGCTCGCCGACAAGGTGCTCGAGTATCCTCGCTCCGTCCACGAGGAATACGACATCGACCTCGACGACGCCGACAAACACCGGGTCGACGACACGAGCACGATGCTCGATCAACACGACAATCAAAAACACATCGCCTTCTGGGCGACGCCGCGGTTCGACGACGACGGCGAACTCCTCGGTGTCATCGAAGTCGTCGTCGACCAGACGAACGTCGTCGGCTGCCAACTCGCCATCGAAGACCTCGTCACGGAGCTCTCGGTCACGCTTCGCGCCGTCCGAAACGGGAACTTCGACGAGCGGGCAGTGATCGACGACGCACACCGAACCCAGCTGCGCGAGGAAGGGGTCGACGTCAGTATCGTCGAGGAGTTCAACCAGTTCGTCGAGGACTTCGAGACCCTTAGCAGCCGGGTCGAATCACAGGCCACACAACTGGAGGCCGTCGTCGAGGAAGTGGTCGACAGCGCCGAGGAGATCGCAGCCCACGTCGACGAACAGAACGGGATGCTGGAGGACGCCGTCTCCGAGATGCAGTCTTTTTCCGCCCGTATGGAGGAGGTCGCCGCGACCGCAAAGGAGGTCGACGCGGCCGCCGCCGAGGCCAGCGAGGTCGCGACCGAGGGCGTCGAGACGAGCCACGGCGCCAGAGAGGCGACCGACGCGGTGACCGAGATCGGCGACGAACTCGTCGGGAACATCCGCGCGCTCGACGACCGCATGGAGGACATCGAGGCAGTCGTCGAGATCATCTCCGACGTGGCCGAACAGACCAATCTGTTGGCGCTGAACGCCAACATCGAGGCCGCCCGTGCCGGCTCCGACGGCGACGGCTTCACCGTCGTCGCCGAGGAGGTCAAGACGCTGGCCGACGAGACCCGAGAACACACCGAAAAAATCACAGAGAACATCGCACAGTTGCGCGAACAGACCGAGACGACGGTCGACGCCGCGGTTGAATCCAGTGAAACCATAGAGAGCGCCAGCGGGCGGATCGACGAAACGCTCGCCGCCTTCGAGGAGATTAACGACGCCATCGACGAGGCGGCCGACGGCATCGCCGAAGTATCACGGGCGAACGACGAGCAGGCCTCGGCGGTCGAAGAGGTCACCGCGACCCTAGAGAACGTCCGCGATCGGGCCGACAGGGCCGATTCGGCCGTCGACGACGTCAACGCCGCTGCCGACGAGGGAGTCGCGGCCCTCGAGCAACTGGTCAGCCGCGTCGACGAACTCAGGGGGCGAGAAGACGACCGCGCCGACGTCCGATCCGACTGA
- a CDS encoding NUDIX hydrolase, with product MDTNDTDPTSSRTAAGDTPEHENARQNVIAVDADDDPEGPVNRLDAHTGDGVRHRAFTTLVFDGDDNLLLAQRAPDKRLWDTHWDGTVASHPVEGQTQLEATRERLEEELGVTPDQYDDLRVTDKFEYKRYYFEDGLEWEVCSVLQCTLEDRTLDPDESEVAGVMWVPYERLHEHPKWYRQLRLCPWFEIAMRRDFADD from the coding sequence ATGGATACGAACGACACGGACCCAACTTCTTCGAGGACCGCCGCCGGGGACACGCCCGAGCACGAGAACGCCCGACAGAACGTGATCGCCGTCGACGCCGACGACGACCCCGAGGGACCGGTCAACCGACTCGACGCCCACACCGGCGACGGGGTCAGACACCGCGCGTTCACGACGCTGGTCTTCGACGGCGACGACAACCTCCTCCTCGCACAGCGAGCCCCGGACAAACGCCTCTGGGACACCCACTGGGACGGGACCGTCGCCTCCCATCCGGTCGAGGGCCAGACACAACTCGAAGCGACCAGAGAACGCCTCGAGGAGGAACTCGGCGTCACGCCCGACCAGTACGACGACCTCCGGGTGACGGACAAATTCGAGTACAAGCGCTACTACTTCGAGGACGGTCTCGAGTGGGAGGTCTGCTCGGTCCTGCAGTGCACCCTCGAGGACCGGACACTCGACCCCGACGAGAGCGAGGTCGCGGGCGTGATGTGGGTTCCCTACGAACGCCTCCACGAACACCCCAAGTGGTACCGCCAACTCCGGTTGTGTCCGTGGTTCGAAATCGCGATGCGACGCGACTTCGCGGACGACTGA